In Lycium ferocissimum isolate CSIRO_LF1 chromosome 7, AGI_CSIRO_Lferr_CH_V1, whole genome shotgun sequence, the sequence CTGGTAGAAAGTAGAGTTTTCCTATTTCTGTCTAAGGATATTCCATGCACTTCCACTGAAAACTCTCCTAAACTAGTTAAAGTCCACCAAGGTCTATCCTTCTCTGAATTTTGTTGAACAAACACCAGTTCCTTCGTTACATGCTCCACAATATTTGCAGGAAAGTGAGCTTCCATTTCTGCAAAGTTCTAACCATCTTCAGTCATTACATCAGCACCTTCCAtaatattagtattgctatgaTCAGTCTCATATACAAAGTGACTAATTGGCCCAAGCTTTGTCCAGTTATTATCCCATGCATCACATGAACCATTGTTTGGCTCCCACCATATGAATTGATCCACTTCTTCTCTGGCATGCTGCATCATTTTCCATATCTGAGATCCCCCCTTCCATTAAACTCTTGTAGGCTTAAGTTTCTTACAGTACTTGTTCCACATGAAGTTTGACCACATGGAATTAGTAGTTCCGAATCTCCACCATAAATTTGCATACAGAGCCTTTGAAACATCATACAAAAATCTGAAACCAAGTCcaccttcttcttttggcaaaCAGATGTTTTGCCATAACATCCGATGTCACCTTCTTTCCCTCTTCTTTGTTATTCCTTAAAAATCTTGCAAAGATCCTGTGCATTTCATTAATAGTGTACTTAGTAGGCACTATAGCTGACAAACTATACACAGGTATACTTTGAAGAACACTGCTGATAAGAACAGCTTTCCCTCCATAAgataaaagtcttcctttccaGCTTTGCAATTTGTTCTTAACTTTTTTAATGAGATCATTGTAGTACATCTTCTTCCTTCTTGTATGAAATATAGGACACCCCAGATACTTTAAAGGAAACTGATCTCTATTAAAGCCTGTAATCTGCTGAACTTcttgttgtatatgttgtgcCACCTTATCATACAAATAGAAAGCACTTTTATCCCTATTGATAAGCTGACCTGATAACTCCTCATACTTCTTCAAAATGATCATGATTTTCTCTAAAGAGTATTTCTCAGCAGATGCAAATATGATGGTATCTTAAACATATGCAAGGTGATTGATCCTTGCACTCCATTCGGGCATACCATATCTAGCAAAGCTATCTTCCTCAGCTAAAGAGTTTAGAGCTCTAGAAAGGACCTCAGCTGACAGGATGAATAATGCAAGAGATAGAGGATCTCCTTGCTTAACTCCCATTGTAGAGTGAAAAAACCCATTAGCCTTGCTATTTAGCAGTATAAAGTACCAAATTGTTAGCCAACAATCTCCAGATCATGTCAATGAACACATTAGAAAAACCCATCTTCCCTAGCACTTTGATAAGATAGGACCAAACCACCCTGTCATAGGCCTTGGCCATATCTAGTTTAATCACCACATTAGCAGGCTTCTCTCTTTTCCTTATATCTGTGACTATCTCTAGCTAGAAGAACATTTTCAATATTGCTTCTCCCTTGTAGAAATCCAGCCTGATTTGGAGATATCAAAGAAGGAAGGATATCACCCAGCCTATCATGTATAACCCTGGATATCACCTTATTTATGAAGTTACTTAAACTGATTGGCCTAAGGTCAGAGAAAGTATTAATCAATTCTTTTTTTGGAAGCAGCACTAGGTTTGTGTGAGTAATAGATTTTGGAAGAGAGTTACCATTGAAGAATGACAATTCCATAGTATACACATCCATTACAATAATATCCCAACACTTCTGGTAGAAGATCCCTGAGATACCATCAG encodes:
- the LOC132062444 gene encoding uncharacterized protein LOC132062444; this translates as MGVKQGDPLSLALFILSAEVLSRALNSLAEEDSFARYEKIMIILKKYEELSGQLINRDKSAFYLYDKVAQHIQQEVQQITGFNRDQFPLKYLGCPIFHTRRKKMYYNDLIKKVKNKLQSWKGRLLSYGGKAVLISSVLQSIPVYSLSAIVPTKYTINEMHRIFARFLRNNKEEGKKVTSDVMAKHLFAKRRRWTWFQIFGGSQIWKMMQHAREEVDQFIWWEPNNGSCDAWDNNWTKLGPISHFVYETDHSNTNIMEGADVMTEDG